In Anguilla rostrata isolate EN2019 chromosome 1, ASM1855537v3, whole genome shotgun sequence, a genomic segment contains:
- the LOC135233929 gene encoding uncharacterized protein LOC135233929 isoform X8, whose product MELLVRRWHLAPVLALLLVLVQWAWPCVCLTVEFPSERPLSVALSRTLVLKATINKTTVEKVRDLAWNIVEGQTGSKFRVYPPARNARVSVEQDGATLRVLNLTKEDFGNYTITVTDGDGHQTSARRTVTESEVAPSVSIRLLCEVSHDSEQWDIPKFVWLADGVEVPSSTPNLSANGSKLSPFETCVRNYTCTVSSSLGTSSNHFYNTVGIETLTHQLPSRIRN is encoded by the exons ATGGAATTGCTCGTGAGGCGCTGGCATCTCGCTCCGGTGCTGgcactgctgctggtgctggtgcaaT GGGCGTGGCCATGCGTCTGTTTGACGGTTGAATTTCCGAGTGAGCGGCCGCTCAGCGTGGCTTTGAGCCGGACCCTGGTTCTGAAGGCGACGATCAATAAGACAACAGTGGAGAAGGTGCGGGATCTGGCGTGGAACATAGTGGAAGGTCAGACTGGGTCAAAGTTCAGAGTTTACCCCCCCGCCCGGAATGCCCGTGTGTCCGTCGAACAGGACGGAGCAACACTGAGGGTGCTTAATCTCACCAAGGAGGACTTCGGAAATTACACCATAACCGTCACGGACGGCGATGGACATCAGACGTCCGCCCGTCGAACCGTGACAGAGAGCG aagTCGCACCCAGTGTGTCAATCCGTCTCCTCTGTGAGGTATCCCATGATTCTGAGCAGTGGGACATTCCCAAGTTTGTGTGGCTGGCGGACGGGGTTGAAGTGCCAAGCTCGACCCCCAATCTCTCGGCCAACGGCAGTAAGCTGTCTCCATTTGAGACCTGCGTGCGCAATTACACGTGCACCGTAAGCAGCAGTCTGGGGACCAGCTCAAACCACTTCTACAACACAG